The Cydia pomonella isolate Wapato2018A chromosome 20, ilCydPomo1, whole genome shotgun sequence genome contains a region encoding:
- the LOC133529232 gene encoding glycine-rich protein 1-like, whose amino-acid sequence MSIRSDNLTVNMFKSFLVLFVAVLLISGSHQAPQSSSSGTSTGGNAGGGAQAGAGFSFGAGVGGNAGAGAGAGGSG is encoded by the exons ATGTCAATACGAAGTGACAACCTAACCGTCAACATGTTCAAGTCCTTCTTGGTGCTGTTCGTCGCTGTGCTGCTGATTAGCGGT AGCCATCAGGCACCGCAGTCGTCATCTTCAG GTACCAGTACTGGTGGAAATGCAGGAG GAGGAGCCCAGGCCGGCGCAGGATTCAGCTTTGGCGCCGGGGTAGGAGGCAACGCCGGAGCGGGCGCGGGTGCGGGCGGCTCGG GCTGA
- the LOC133528871 gene encoding probable ATP-dependent RNA helicase kurz encodes MGKRVYNAKARQVVKTSIDNSKTNEIKLEFANSEYGSPDSSNILALPAKKRQTKIINEKKEKTRFLSKQQRKRLEKIVDKKKKKENRSALLESLAQVQASLEEVNQMTTISTVQTLGLRRLTDLSTAVPVHEGDASGSEKKFSSIAGAKKRLRLLKLDSEEKRKKAKYDPNVVGLEGSSSEESSLESEDEEPEIIEEKLNIQNGTLKVGDKDETVIIKDDENSNKIDAENVQDSTDKGHKVSRNKRKQEKTKEVQVKEEVKKPLLEHPTIVVQVKRDPKIQVARLKLPILGEEQRIMELVNENEFLVVAGETGSGKTTQIPQFLYEAGYAEHKMIAVTEPRRVATVAMAARVGYELGLSSKEVSYLMRFEGNVTKDTKIKFMTDGVLLKEIQSDFLLSKYSVVIIDEAHERSVYTDILLGLLSRIVPLRRKRGSPLRLIVMSATLRVEDFTENTRLFKEPPPVIKIESRQFPVTVHFNKNTYSDYLKEAFKKTVKIHTRLPEGGILIFVTGQQEVNYLVRKLRASFPYRKDVDYTKLITKKKAVSEEDTALDSEPEDIESDDDEVEKEMKRARKARKKAKKKSKELPKINLDDYDMPEDDGQADLVGSDEDSEGHLSDSDAEEDTLAPAIKSCRQPLWVLPLYSMLSSSKQARVFEPAPPGARICVVSTDVAETSLTIPAIKYIVDSGKKKMRVYDHSTGASAWRVVWTSQASAAQRCGRAGRTAPGHAYRLYSSAVFQHDCPDRHPPDLCRRPVDDLLLQMKCMGIDKVVNFPFPTAPDRMQLRLAEKRLEVLGILEKVDTKRKDDEEVLKVTPLGKAVSAFPILPRYGKMLALSHQQNLLPYTILLVSALTVPEVMSGKPDNWPATGNLQLLGDPGVLLRAVGAAEHAHSNGEEELFCAKHGLREKAIKEIRKLRKQLTSEINLSVANVDVSVDPKMAPPDDRQARLLRQLLLSGLGDQVGRKIGLDEVKEGEDKRKFKYAYHCGDLEEPVHLHAESILRRTIPEWVLYQELYETGGEEKRKMVMKNVTAIEPEWLPSYVPQLCNLGDPLTDPEPRFDDKSGRVKCHFKGTFGRAGWELPMVEIDFPDKIERYRWFARFLLEGTVVPKLKKYAGSLLSPPSTMVKSWAKLQPRTEIMLKALIMKRVGHREALFNMWKEQSNYLLDEYLRWLPESAHNEVSLFWPPLKP; translated from the exons ATGGGGAAACGTGTTTATAACGCTAAGGCGCGCCAAGTTGTTAAAACTAGCATAGATAACAGCAAAACCAACGAG ATCAAACTTGAATTTGCGAACAGCGAATATGGATCACCTGATTCAAGTAATATCCTCGCTCTGCCCGCAAAGAAGCGACAGACAAAAATTATCAATGAAAAGAAGGAGAAAACCCGATTCCTTTCAAAACAGCAGAGGAAACGGCTTGAAAAGATTGTCgacaagaaaaagaagaaggaaAAC AGATCAGCTCTTCTAGAATCTCTCGCTCAAGTCCAAGCATCACTGGAAGAGGTGAATCAGATGACAACTATCTCCACCGTACAGACTCTGGGTCTACGCAGGCTTACAGATTTAAGTACTGCTGTGCCCGTGCATGAAGGAGATGCTAGCGGAAGTGAGAAGAAATTTAGTAGCATTGCTG GAGCAAAAAAACGTTTGCGCCTACTAAAACTTGATAGTGAAGAGAAAAGAAAGAAAGCTAAATATGATCCCAATGTAGTTGGTCTTGAAGGATCATCTTCTGAAGAATCAAGTTTAGAATCTGAAGATGAAGAACCAGAAATCATAGAAGAAAAACTGAACATTCAAAATGGGACTTTAAAAGTTGGTGATAAAGATGAAACTGTAATAATCAAAGATGATGAAAACTCAAATAAAATTGATGCTGAAAATGTACAAGATTCTACAGACAAAGGACATAAAGTGTCAAGAAATAAGAGAAAGCaagaaaaaacaaaggaagtgcAAGTTAAAGAAGAAGTGAAGAAACCATTGTTAGAACATCCCACAATTGTTGTTCAAGTTAAAAGAGACCCGAAGATTCAGGTAGCAAGGCTTAAACTACCGATTTTGGGCGAAGAGCAGAGAATCATGGAACTAGTCAATGAGAATGAATTTTTGGTAGTTGCTGGTGAAACAG gAAGTGGCAAAACCACCCAAATACCCCAGTTCCTGTACGAAGCGGGGTATGCTGAGCACAAAATGATAGCAGTCACAGAACCGAGAAGAGTGGCAACGGTGGCCATGGCAGCTCGAGTTGGTTACGAGTTGGGTCTGAGCAGCAAGGAGGTGTCGTATCTGATGAGGTTTGAGGGCAATGTCACTAAGGATACTAAGATCAAGTTTATGACTGATG GTGTTCTGTTGAAAGAAATCCAATCAGACTTCCTCCTAAGCAAATACTCTGTAGTAATAATCGACGAAGCCCACGAACGAAGCGTGTACACGGACATACTGCTAGGCCTACTTTCTAGAATAGTTCCGTTGAGGAGAAAGAGGGGTAGCCCGTTGAGGCTCATTGTGATGTCTGCTACGCTAAGAGTTGAAGATTTCACGGAAAATACTAGGCTTTTTAAGGAACCACCGCCAGTAATTAAG ATCGAGTCCAGACAGTTTCCAGTGACTGTGCActtcaataaaaacacatacAGCGATTATCTAAAAGAGGCGTTTAAGAAGACTGTGAAAATACACACTAGACTTCCTGAAGGTGGCATTTTGATCTTCGTCACAGGACAACAAGAG GTAAACTACCTGGTCCGGAAACTCCGAGCCTCATTCCCCTACCGGAAAGACGTGGATTACACGAAGCTAATCACAAAGAAGAAGGCTGTGAGCGAAGAAGACACGGCTCTGGACTCTGAGCCTGAGGATATTGAGTCTGATGATGATGAG GTTGAAAAAGAAATGAAACGGGCGCGCAAAGCCCGAAAAAAAGCGAAGAAAAAATCAAAAGAACTGCCTAAGATTAACTTGGACGATTATGACATGCCCGAGGACGACGGACAGGCGGACTTGGTTGGAAGCGATGAAGATAGCGAAGGACATCTGAGCGATTCAG ATGCAGAAGAAGACACCCTAGCTCCAGCAATAAAATCCTGCCGACAGCCTCTGTGGGTGCTACCTCTATACTCCATGCTGTCCTCATCGAAGCAGGCGAGAGTGTTCGAACCAGCTCCCCCTGGTGCGAGGATCTGCGTGGTCAGCACGGATGTCGCTGAAACGTCGCTTACCATACCGGCGATTAAATATATTGTTGATAGCGGGAAGAAGAAGATGCG TGTCTACGACCACTCAACAGGCGCCAGCGCCTGGCGCGTAGTGTGGACGTCGCAGGCGTCCGCCGCGCAGCGCTGCGGCCGCGCCGGCCGCACGGCGCCCGGCCACGCCTACAGGCTGTACAGCTCCGCCGTGTTCCAGCACGACTGCCCCGACCGGCACCCGCCGGACCTCTGCCGCAGGCCGGTCGACGATCTGCTGCTGCAGATGAAGTGCATGGGCATTGATAAG GTGGTGAATTTCCCGTTCCCGACAGCGCCGGACCGGATGCAGCTCCGGTTGGCGGAGAAACGACTGGAGGTGCTGGGTATTCTGGAGAAGGTGGACACCAAGAGGAAAGACGACGAGGAA GTGTTAAAAGTCACGCCTCTAGGTAAGGCGGTGTCTGCGTTCCCGATACTCCCCCGCTACGGAAAAATGCTGGCGCTAAGCCACCAACAGAATCTCCTGCCCTACACTATTCTGCTAGTGTCCGCACTTACTGTGCCTGAG GTGATGTCCGGCAAACCGGACAACTGGCCGGCCACCGGAAACCTACAACTGCTGGGCGACCCGGGCGTGCTGCTGAGGGCCGTGGGCGCGGCCGAGCACGCTCATTCCAACGGAGAGGAAGAACTGTTCTGCGCCAAACATGGACTTAGAGAGAAG GCCATCAAAGAAATCCGCAAACTTCGCAAACAGTTAACCTCAGAGATCAACCTGAGCGTAGCCAACGTAGACGTGTCAGTAGATCCTAAGATGGCGCCACCAGACGATAGACAGGCGCGGTTACTACGACAGCTGTTACTAAGTGGTCTCGGAGACCAAGTAGGGCGAAAGATTGGCCTTGACGAAGTGAAAGAAG GCGAAGACAAACGCAAATTCAAATATGCGTACCACTGCGGCGACCTCGAGGAGCCGGTGCACCTCCATGCCGAGTCCATCCTCCGCCGCACCATCCCCGAGTGGGTGCTGTACCAGGAGCTATATGAAACTGGTGGCGAAGAGAAGCGGAAAATGGTGATGAAAAACGTTACTGCCATTGAGCCCGAGTGGCTCCCGAGCTATGTGCCGCAGCTGTGTAACCTTG GCGATCCTCTCACTGACCCGGAGCCAAGGTTCGATGACAAATCCGGCCGAGTGAAGTGCCACTTTAAAGGCACCTTCGGCAGAGCTGGCTGGGAGCTGCCCATGGTCGAAATCGACTTCCCGGACAAAATCGAGAGATACAG GTGGTTCGCCCGTTTCCTCCTAGAGGGCACCGTAGTACCCAAGCTCAAGAAATACGCGGGCTCTTTACTCTCCCCTCCCTCCACTATGGTAAAGAGCTGGGCAAAGCTGCAGCCGCGTACGGAGATAATGCTGAAGGCGCTCATTATGAAGAGAGTGGGACACAGAGAGGCGTTGTTCAATATGTGGAAAGAGCAGAGCAATT ATTTGCTTGACGAGTATTTAAGATGGCTGCCAGAATCAGCGCACAACGAGGTGTCGTTATTTTGGCCGCCGCTGAAACCGTGA